The following are encoded in a window of Methanobrevibacter ruminantium M1 genomic DNA:
- a CDS encoding Ig-like domain-containing protein, whose translation MAMVSASDISADDSVSLDAADSDIVSTDSISVDSVNTYSADSAISSNEDKDNYHPSNLKDDDNKISKINYELNDTVFYGDDVIINANLTDMDGNIIDEFFQVTVYDEGNPLQSNSLKGKGTMIVPTVSLTESSYYDVALSFAGNEEYASCNEFTSFNVTFKENSYLAISNYDSYSKINSTKINFIIYDVDDEYINDTADIYLNGEYYTSVLTNGNENEVTIENLQVGENTVLVKYNGSNIYKGSEDSATIMGYEKDTSIGIDAPDVLIGNDARIKINLTDEDGNIVNGRVDVEIYEYYTGDDESYVPFKDDYVVNGEAIIVIYQSKLRAGVTYFIRADYEGNLTYFRSVGSDYFDCFNRSTEIVIDGRIASDDKDITLEIGLFDQRQVMIAGLVNLTVFDNESNVVIDTISVETSADDYVNVTIGKLPYGHYMINASFEGNEEYEGCELEANLHVFKATNLTIEVRDQIKGESQIVNFSLVSSDGGLNESASLIIRNMENDLIYDGIINFTDGKASYNLDNLEEGLIILADYNNGMDLVGPFETVYDSASKFATVRIIKQLNGTIEFEPVNDSIIVNLKDIDGNPIAEAPLSVDVNGQVFELITDDNGQAMLDNIPNNVTIEVKYTDNQGLVASNKIVVLVKEQIKQRAASKIVCKNMSTVAVATPDGRVGEYFNVTLTDADGNPLVNKTVMIGFNGRVYTRTTNETGEVNLQINLGYKGSYTFAMCFLGDEDYNASYEVCVIKVSSHQPKLTGSAKTYKVSAKTKAISATFKTSNGNVISGKSLVFIIDGKLYNAKTNSKGVATVNVSISKKGTYSCTVRSSDDGMYAATSTKFNVKIV comes from the coding sequence ATGGCAATGGTATCTGCTTCTGATATTAGTGCAGATGATTCTGTATCTTTAGATGCAGCAGATTCAGACATCGTAAGCACTGATTCTATAAGTGTTGACTCTGTAAACACATATTCTGCAGATTCAGCTATATCTTCTAATGAAGATAAAGACAATTATCACCCTTCCAATCTAAAGGATGATGATAATAAGATTTCAAAAATCAATTATGAACTTAATGACACCGTCTTTTATGGAGATGATGTCATAATAAACGCAAATCTTACAGATATGGACGGAAACATAATCGATGAGTTTTTCCAAGTTACAGTTTATGATGAAGGCAATCCATTGCAGTCAAACAGCTTGAAAGGCAAGGGGACCATGATTGTTCCTACAGTCTCATTGACCGAGAGCAGTTATTATGATGTTGCCCTAAGTTTTGCAGGCAATGAGGAATATGCTTCCTGCAATGAATTTACAAGCTTTAACGTGACTTTTAAGGAAAATTCATATCTTGCCATTTCTAATTATGATTCATATTCTAAAATAAATTCAACTAAAATAAACTTCATCATATATGATGTGGATGACGAATATATCAACGACACAGCTGACATTTACCTTAATGGAGAATATTATACAAGCGTCCTTACAAATGGAAATGAGAATGAAGTGACCATTGAAAACCTCCAAGTGGGAGAGAATACTGTTTTAGTTAAATATAACGGCTCTAATATATATAAGGGCTCAGAAGACTCTGCTACCATAATGGGATATGAAAAGGATACCTCCATTGGAATCGATGCTCCAGATGTCCTTATTGGAAACGATGCACGGATAAAGATTAATCTAACTGATGAGGACGGCAATATTGTAAATGGCAGAGTGGATGTGGAAATTTACGAATACTATACTGGTGACGACGAATCTTATGTTCCATTTAAAGACGATTATGTCGTGAATGGAGAGGCAATAATTGTTATTTATCAATCCAAATTGCGTGCAGGCGTTACATATTTCATAAGGGCTGATTATGAAGGAAATTTAACTTATTTCAGATCAGTTGGCTCTGACTACTTTGATTGTTTTAACAGAAGCACTGAAATAGTAATCGATGGAAGAATCGCATCTGATGATAAGGATATCACTCTTGAGATTGGTCTTTTTGACCAAAGACAAGTGATGATTGCAGGGCTTGTCAATCTAACAGTTTTCGACAATGAATCCAATGTGGTCATTGACACAATTTCTGTTGAAACAAGCGCTGATGATTATGTCAATGTGACAATCGGCAAATTGCCTTATGGCCATTATATGATCAATGCAAGCTTTGAAGGTAATGAAGAGTATGAAGGATGCGAATTGGAAGCTAATTTGCATGTCTTTAAGGCAACCAACCTAACCATTGAAGTTCGTGACCAAATCAAAGGAGAATCCCAAATAGTCAACTTCTCTTTAGTCTCATCTGATGGCGGATTAAATGAAAGCGCAAGTCTTATCATAAGAAATATGGAAAATGACTTGATTTATGATGGTATAATCAACTTTACAGATGGTAAGGCTTCCTATAACTTAGACAACCTTGAAGAAGGTCTTATTATCTTAGCAGATTATAACAATGGAATGGACTTAGTAGGACCATTTGAAACAGTCTATGATTCAGCTTCCAAATTTGCAACTGTAAGGATTATAAAACAGCTCAATGGAACCATTGAGTTTGAGCCTGTCAATGATTCCATCATTGTAAACTTAAAGGACATTGATGGAAATCCAATTGCAGAGGCTCCTCTTAGTGTGGATGTCAACGGACAAGTATTTGAATTAATTACCGATGATAACGGTCAGGCAATGCTTGACAACATTCCAAACAATGTCACAATCGAGGTTAAATACACAGATAACCAAGGTCTTGTAGCAAGCAATAAGATTGTTGTCCTTGTTAAGGAACAAATCAAGCAAAGGGCTGCAAGCAAGATTGTCTGCAAGAACATGAGCACTGTAGCTGTAGCTACACCTGACGGCAGAGTCGGTGAGTATTTCAATGTCACCTTAACCGATGCAGATGGAAATCCTTTAGTCAATAAGACAGTTATGATTGGATTCAATGGAAGGGTATATACCCGTACAACCAATGAGACTGGAGAGGTTAACTTACAGATCAACCTTGGTTATAAGGGATCCTATACCTTTGCTATGTGTTTCTTAGGTGATGAGGATTATAATGCATCCTATGAGGTATGTGTGATTAAGGTTTCATCTCACCAGCCTAAATTGACCGGAAGCGCTAAGACCTATAAGGTATCTGCAAAGACTAAAGCGATATCTGCAACATTCAAGACATCTAATGGAAATGTAATAAGCGGCAAGTCTTTAGTTTTCATTATAGACGGCAAGCTTTATAATGCTAAGACCAATTCCAAAGGAGTTGCTACTGTAAATGTTTCCATCTCTAAAAAAGGAACTTATTCCTGTACCGTAAGGTCCAGTGATGATGGAATGTATGCAGCTACCAGCACTAAGTTTAATGTAAAGATAGTTTAG
- a CDS encoding ATP-binding protein, with amino-acid sequence MLAEIDFSKDLIGFFEDKNLCIINESLLDGTFGLSRDILFDKRILFNNDSLIDSFLLNAKAYNLNNEFFILLSNIIRNDFQEAISNKSNNEILDFEETLEKESPFYSGIPVSKEMFVGRKDSIHKILRNFPHIFKGQTRHFFLTGDRRMGKTSLIDFIGEYMKSYGVVSVYISNKGNDSVEFLAYEIVEGLIDELTLPDESLKTKIVDFFQDHVESVEFKGTKIKLTVDKNLSVSFKEDFINHLKSIYDEFGMDKKGILIVVDDINGLSNSEEFVHWYKRMADTIQVSHINLPVYFLLAGYPEKFYNLTRLDESFGSIFAYDNLDRLSNMEVLEFFESSFGEKSMLIDKDALFYMILFSQGQPLMMQELGESVFWECPNGHIDKYIAIRGIINAANVLASRQIKYTLNILSEDDKAIFKSLISDGKFFFNSSDICDEGFLESMFDLSLIEVSKKEDYDFCFKNTLVFIYFWVEAIQGLIEK; translated from the coding sequence ATGCTTGCCGAAATTGATTTTTCAAAGGATTTGATTGGTTTTTTTGAAGATAAAAACTTATGCATAATTAATGAATCTCTTCTTGATGGTACTTTCGGTCTTTCAAGGGATATTTTGTTTGATAAACGTATTCTCTTTAACAATGATTCTCTAATCGATAGTTTTCTCTTAAATGCTAAAGCTTATAATTTGAATAATGAATTTTTTATTTTATTAAGCAATATCATTAGAAATGACTTTCAAGAAGCCATTTCCAATAAATCTAATAATGAAATTTTGGATTTTGAAGAAACTCTTGAGAAAGAGAGCCCATTTTATTCTGGAATACCTGTATCCAAAGAAATGTTTGTAGGTCGTAAGGATAGCATACATAAGATATTAAGAAACTTCCCACATATTTTTAAGGGACAGACTAGACATTTCTTTTTAACTGGGGATAGGAGAATGGGGAAAACATCCCTTATTGATTTTATAGGAGAATATATGAAATCATATGGTGTTGTAAGTGTTTATATTTCCAATAAGGGTAATGATTCTGTTGAATTTTTAGCTTATGAGATTGTTGAAGGGCTTATTGATGAATTAACCCTTCCTGATGAATCCCTTAAAACAAAGATTGTTGACTTCTTTCAAGATCATGTGGAAAGTGTGGAGTTTAAAGGAACAAAAATAAAGCTAACGGTAGATAAAAATCTATCTGTATCTTTTAAAGAAGATTTCATTAATCATTTAAAATCAATCTATGATGAATTTGGAATGGATAAAAAAGGAATTCTGATAGTTGTTGATGACATTAATGGCCTTTCAAATTCAGAGGAGTTTGTTCATTGGTATAAAAGAATGGCTGATACAATACAAGTTTCTCATATAAATTTGCCTGTTTATTTTTTACTTGCTGGGTATCCCGAGAAATTTTATAATCTTACAAGGCTTGATGAGTCTTTTGGAAGCATTTTTGCTTACGATAACTTGGATAGATTATCCAATATGGAAGTTTTGGAATTTTTTGAAAGTTCTTTTGGTGAAAAATCCATGCTTATTGATAAGGATGCCTTATTCTACATGATTTTGTTTTCTCAAGGTCAGCCATTAATGATGCAAGAGCTAGGAGAATCAGTATTTTGGGAATGTCCTAATGGCCATATTGATAAATATATAGCAATCAGAGGAATCATAAATGCTGCAAATGTTTTAGCAAGCAGGCAGATAAAATATACTTTAAATATCCTAAGTGAAGATGATAAGGCAATTTTCAAGTCTTTAATTTCAGATGGAAAGTTTTTTTTCAATTCATCAGATATCTGTGATGAGGGATTTTTAGAGTCTATGTTTGATTTAAGTCTGATTGAAGTTTCCAAAAAAGAGGATTATGACTTTTGTTTTAAAAATACTTTGGTCTTTATCTATTTTTGGGTAGAAGCAATACAAGGTCTTATTGAGAAATAA
- a CDS encoding Ig-like domain-containing protein: MKFEIKRSLIFISILAILILSIGMASASEEISDSVSTDIASEDVTSEIQTDNVEITNLDEDSSLDDADLEKDTGDKVKKAKKRINTKIIYQNMSTTAVVNEYDGRTGEYFNVTLVDEDDKPVVGELIQIGFNGRIYNRTTDSNGGAQLQINLAYSGPYTFAICYLGEDTYESSFEVAVINVAAKKMTLTVPSKSYKASAKTKTLTATLKDNKGNLIKSKQISFTVNGKTYSAKTDSKGVATVKVSLSTKKTYSFTAKFAGDKSFGAVTKTGKVTIK; the protein is encoded by the coding sequence TTGAAATTTGAAATTAAAAGAAGTTTAATATTCATTTCAATATTAGCAATATTGATCTTATCTATTGGAATGGCATCTGCTTCTGAAGAAATTTCTGATTCTGTTTCAACTGATATAGCATCTGAAGATGTTACAAGCGAAATTCAAACAGATAATGTAGAAATTACTAATCTAGATGAAGACTCTTCTTTAGATGATGCTGATTTAGAAAAGGATACAGGCGATAAAGTCAAAAAGGCAAAGAAAAGAATTAATACTAAAATCATCTACCAAAATATGAGTACCACCGCTGTAGTTAATGAATATGATGGCAGAACTGGGGAATACTTTAATGTAACTTTAGTGGATGAAGACGACAAGCCTGTAGTTGGCGAATTGATTCAAATTGGATTCAACGGTAGAATTTATAATCGTACCACTGATTCAAACGGTGGAGCCCAACTTCAAATCAACCTTGCTTATTCAGGTCCTTATACCTTTGCTATCTGCTATTTAGGTGAAGATACCTATGAATCTTCCTTTGAAGTTGCAGTAATTAATGTTGCTGCTAAAAAGATGACTTTAACTGTTCCTTCCAAAAGCTATAAGGCATCTGCTAAAACCAAAACATTAACTGCTACCTTAAAGGATAATAAGGGCAATTTAATTAAAAGCAAACAGATCAGCTTCACTGTAAACGGTAAGACATACAGTGCAAAGACCGATTCCAAAGGTGTAGCTACTGTTAAAGTAAGCCTTTCCACTAAAAAGACTTACAGCTTCACAGCAAAATTTGCTGGAGACAAGTCATTTGGTGCGGTTACTAAGACTGGTAAGGTTACTATTAAATAA
- a CDS encoding Ig-like domain-containing protein — MKFNKNRGISAISIILILFLSISMASAIEISADDADMDSGDLSVCEVSTSDCYGETLISADASGADSSDEIIINETIADEKTDYRSSILADGEKKNLHVEVSNDVFTPDNDYEFMLYDEDFNQIGGYLDIYLNDELTYSDFTVDSSESSSISLSGLECGLNKITFIYDEDDVYNRLNQTKEFYIYGENPEFVMIPHYDTITLNGNYSSRVYLKEYDEWGYYDEDNEGDIEPIDDKFNVYIYKENPGDEYELVWEDEFEANGTINFDDAIKTTGNYLIRYVFNGSSDYSYAPYNSSNIIRCVNVITDFIINDTYFIPDKGFGFSVYLVDNATGDIIDKEFKLMVYYILDTSNPVRIVEEEMVKGNKTYTFDCSEIPENITYLFIGCIFDGDRDEYSSADKEYALELTDSRIETSINANIGDSVIGNSSSFRVYVQDEENWGQIDATLDIYLNEEYSQTVTAYAYLENEVLIENLKKGENTLRIVYNGTDIYQNSEKSYNFTVSDKRANIEVDVSNIIVGDVTKITVNLTDEDGNILNKEFNVSIYKGGSYYDEDSELIYSQVYTGSANISLPDLEIDDYYVRAEFVDESFVYSQAEDSEYFNVYSKGSYIDLGKTYWPDNDDVVLNISLRNYIEENINGEVLFQFNGTDYPLTCTEDGAILNLGKLPVGKYQIFAKFDGDGEYEASNLTDQLRIVKATIINVEACDVLKGQSETVNITFTDGDGNPLDVKMLDINIWDTDGNWLDYGQLRNSIEIKNIQTDYIIRAMLSDSYGEIGYSDYYPSSAYGFIRVLNGTDPTVITVTNTANIDLAIDGPKVIITLTDEDGKAISGAKLNAAVGNMESILTTDSKGQAVLAIGANDTAKVTYTDENGAGVSASIVNNVINTTVTEIVEKNITVPVTANATIDLAIDGSDVVVSLNDLDGNAIASASLDATVGTTNSTLTTDDKGQAKVAIGVNETAKVTYTDENGASVSASIVNNVINSTVVINNTVKRNATKIIYNNMSTVSVNSEVDGRIGEYFNVTLVDSDGNALANKTVYIGFNGRVYVRQTNETGGAQLQINLGYQGDYTFAIAFLGDDDYNGSFEVAIIKVSKQSGKLTSSPKTYKAKAKTKTVSATFTSSYGNPIPGKKISFIVNGKTYSANTNDKGVATVKVSLSKKGTYTCNIKFAGNGMYTESIAKSKITIK; from the coding sequence ATGAAGTTTAATAAAAATAGGGGCATATCTGCCATATCAATAATTTTAATTCTATTTTTAAGTATTTCTATGGCATCTGCTATAGAAATAAGTGCAGATGATGCTGATATGGATTCTGGAGACTTATCCGTTTGTGAAGTCAGCACATCTGATTGCTACGGCGAGACTCTAATCAGCGCTGATGCATCCGGTGCTGATTCAAGTGATGAAATTATAATCAACGAAACAATTGCAGATGAAAAGACAGACTATCGCAGCTCAATCCTTGCTGATGGTGAGAAGAAAAACCTTCATGTTGAAGTCTCTAATGATGTTTTCACACCTGATAACGATTATGAGTTCATGCTCTATGATGAGGATTTTAATCAAATCGGAGGATATTTGGATATATATCTTAATGATGAACTAACATACTCTGATTTTACCGTTGATAGTAGTGAAAGTTCTTCTATTAGCTTAAGTGGTCTAGAGTGCGGATTAAATAAGATAACTTTCATATATGATGAAGATGATGTTTATAATCGCCTCAATCAAACAAAAGAATTTTACATTTATGGAGAAAATCCTGAATTTGTCATGATACCTCATTACGATACCATAACATTAAATGGCAATTATTCTTCTAGAGTATATCTGAAGGAATATGATGAATGGGGATACTATGATGAGGATAATGAGGGCGATATTGAACCTATCGATGATAAATTCAATGTATACATATATAAAGAAAATCCTGGTGATGAATATGAACTTGTTTGGGAAGATGAGTTCGAAGCTAATGGAACCATTAATTTCGATGATGCCATCAAAACCACTGGAAACTATTTGATTAGATATGTCTTTAATGGAAGCTCCGATTATAGCTATGCTCCATACAACTCATCTAACATTATAAGATGTGTCAATGTCATAACCGATTTTATCATTAATGATACCTACTTTATTCCGGATAAGGGTTTCGGATTCTCAGTTTATCTGGTTGATAATGCCACTGGAGACATAATAGATAAAGAATTTAAGCTTATGGTTTATTATATTCTTGATACTTCAAATCCTGTAAGAATCGTTGAAGAGGAAATGGTTAAAGGAAATAAAACCTACACATTTGATTGCAGCGAAATTCCAGAGAATATTACTTATTTATTCATCGGATGTATTTTTGATGGGGATAGGGATGAATATTCCTCTGCAGATAAAGAGTATGCTCTTGAATTGACTGATAGTAGAATAGAAACTTCTATTAACGCTAACATTGGTGATTCTGTCATAGGAAATTCAAGCAGTTTCCGCGTATATGTCCAAGATGAGGAGAATTGGGGACAAATCGATGCAACTTTAGACATTTATCTTAATGAAGAATATTCCCAAACTGTTACTGCATATGCCTATCTTGAAAACGAAGTTCTTATTGAGAATCTTAAAAAAGGTGAAAATACTCTTAGAATAGTATATAACGGAACTGATATTTATCAAAATTCTGAAAAGTCTTATAACTTTACAGTATCTGATAAGAGAGCTAACATTGAAGTTGACGTTAGCAACATAATCGTTGGAGATGTGACAAAAATCACTGTTAATCTGACTGATGAGGATGGCAATATTCTCAATAAGGAATTCAATGTCTCTATTTATAAGGGCGGCTCTTATTATGATGAAGACAGTGAATTAATATACTCCCAAGTTTATACTGGATCTGCCAACATATCACTTCCAGACCTTGAAATTGATGATTATTATGTTAGAGCAGAATTTGTAGATGAAAGCTTTGTCTATTCTCAAGCAGAAGATAGCGAGTACTTCAATGTTTATTCTAAAGGCAGTTACATAGACCTTGGTAAAACTTATTGGCCTGATAATGATGATGTGGTTTTAAACATAAGCCTTAGGAATTATATTGAAGAAAATATTAATGGAGAAGTCCTTTTCCAATTCAATGGCACTGATTATCCATTGACCTGCACTGAAGATGGGGCAATCTTAAACCTTGGCAAATTGCCTGTAGGCAAATATCAAATCTTCGCTAAATTTGATGGTGATGGAGAATATGAAGCTTCCAATTTAACCGATCAATTAAGAATAGTTAAAGCAACAATCATTAATGTGGAAGCTTGTGATGTCTTAAAAGGCCAATCTGAAACTGTAAACATCACATTCACTGACGGCGACGGCAATCCATTGGATGTCAAAATGTTAGATATTAACATTTGGGATACTGATGGAAACTGGCTGGATTATGGACAATTGAGAAATTCCATTGAAATTAAGAATATTCAAACCGATTATATTATCCGTGCTATGTTAAGTGATAGTTATGGAGAGATTGGTTATTCTGACTATTATCCTTCAAGCGCATATGGATTCATCAGAGTCTTAAACGGAACCGACCCTACTGTAATTACAGTTACAAACACTGCTAACATTGATTTGGCTATCGATGGCCCTAAAGTGATTATCACCCTTACAGATGAGGATGGAAAAGCTATTTCTGGTGCTAAATTAAATGCAGCTGTTGGAAATATGGAATCTATTCTAACAACTGACAGCAAAGGCCAAGCTGTTTTGGCTATAGGTGCAAATGACACTGCTAAAGTGACTTATACTGATGAGAATGGTGCTGGTGTTAGTGCTTCCATTGTAAACAATGTGATTAACACTACAGTTACTGAAATCGTTGAAAAGAACATAACTGTTCCTGTAACTGCAAATGCCACCATTGATTTGGCTATTGATGGATCTGATGTAGTCGTAAGCCTTAACGATCTTGATGGTAATGCAATTGCTTCTGCTAGCTTGGATGCTACTGTCGGCACAACTAACTCTACCTTAACCACTGATGACAAAGGTCAAGCTAAAGTTGCAATCGGCGTAAACGAAACCGCTAAAGTGACTTATACTGATGAGAACGGTGCTAGTGTTAGCGCTTCCATTGTAAATAATGTGATTAACAGCACAGTTGTAATCAACAATACAGTTAAGAGAAATGCAACTAAGATCATTTACAATAATATGTCTACTGTCTCTGTCAATTCTGAGGTTGATGGAAGAATAGGAGAATACTTTAATGTGACTTTAGTTGACTCCGATGGAAATGCATTGGCAAATAAGACTGTATACATTGGATTCAATGGAAGAGTCTATGTCCGTCAGACAAATGAGACAGGCGGAGCACAGCTACAAATCAACCTCGGTTATCAAGGAGATTACACATTTGCTATAGCCTTCTTAGGTGATGATGACTACAACGGATCATTTGAAGTTGCTATCATTAAGGTAAGCAAGCAAAGCGGTAAGCTTACAAGCTCTCCAAAAACCTATAAGGCTAAAGCTAAGACTAAAACAGTTTCAGCTACATTCACTTCCTCTTATGGAAATCCTATCCCGGGCAAGAAGATAAGTTTCATAGTCAATGGAAAAACCTACTCAGCTAACACCAATGATAAGGGAGTTGCTACAGTCAAGGTTTCCCTATCCAAGAAAGGAACTTATACCTGCAATATCAAATTTGCAGGAAATGGAATGTACACTGAATCCATTGCAAAATCTAAGATAACTATTAAATAG
- a CDS encoding carboxypeptidase-like regulatory domain-containing protein has protein sequence METKNLIIICVTLIILVCLGLFLISHMNGQEETHITILTSQYLTEGDTLKLKLCDKDGKGIADQKISLKIQSKDGNFNDDIVIKTDENGESQIQNLQRGNYTLIAKYDGTSQYEGYGLTYEFIVSPKEVEQSSKTTSTTTTATSNNGDYASDYKADDVIDGWDPSEHEVSREYLGEGEYRVNYDDGYSRVIDSDGNVLSYGY, from the coding sequence ATGGAAACTAAAAACCTAATCATAATATGTGTTACATTAATTATTCTTGTATGCCTTGGCCTATTTCTCATATCCCATATGAACGGTCAGGAAGAAACCCATATAACCATTCTAACAAGCCAATACCTTACAGAAGGAGACACATTAAAACTAAAGCTATGCGATAAGGATGGAAAGGGAATAGCCGATCAAAAGATTAGCTTAAAGATCCAATCAAAGGATGGAAACTTTAATGACGATATAGTCATTAAAACAGATGAGAATGGTGAAAGCCAAATTCAAAACCTGCAAAGGGGAAATTATACTCTCATAGCCAAATACGATGGAACAAGCCAATATGAAGGCTATGGATTAACCTATGAATTCATTGTAAGCCCTAAGGAAGTTGAGCAAAGCTCTAAAACCACTAGCACAACTACAACTGCCACATCCAATAATGGAGATTATGCGAGTGACTATAAGGCAGATGATGTTATAGATGGTTGGGATCCTTCAGAACATGAGGTTTCTAGAGAGTATTTAGGAGAGGGTGAGTATAGAGTCAATTATGATGATGGATATTCTAGAGTGATTGACAGTGATGGAAATGTTTTAAGCTATGGATATTAG